A window of Oscillatoria sp. FACHB-1407 genomic DNA:
GTAACCATCATCTAAAAGCAGCCGAGGAGCATCCACTGCAACATCGGGAGAACCCGCAGGGAGTGTCATAAACCCTGGAATAAATCCAGCAATACCAACTAATAAAAAGAGAGCTCCAATAATAAAGGCAAAAGCTCGCTCAAGGGATTCAGTACGTTTGATTAAATCTGAAGATGCTTGCATTGTCATTTCCTCAATAATTGAAGTTAGCGTGACCCATTCAATACACAATCTCTACAACCCAAGCTATAGCCGTAGTCACTTGGATTAGGACGAGGTGCAGGGGTGAAACCCCTGACCGGGAGCGCAGCCTCCACACCCCCTTCTGCCCTAAATAAAGTGGCGGTAGCTATATAGATTTATCGTTCAGAGAGATTAGAGAATTGGGATTCTGCTAAACGCTATTTGAATTCACTTCACTACGACTATTAACTGTGCTTAAAAAATTAGATGATTTTATCTAGCTTTAGTTCTATTTAAGTTACCAACCCTTATTGAAGGGTGCTTGGAAGGGTTAACTGGAAGTACCCTGATTCAAAATAAACACCTTCATAAAAAAAAGGAAGCATTCCTTTTGGAATACTCCCCTTTTTTATTCTTTTACCACTCTTTAGTATCTACAACATTAGAGGGAATTGCTATCAGAATCCTGCCGTTTAATTAATTCATCTACAGGAGATTTATGGTTAAACCGAATCCCTAAAAAGACATCGTACAAAAAGCTCCAAAAACTCTTACCTTGCAAAATACCGAGAGATTGATGGCATCCTTTCGCATCTAACAGAGGCTGAGTAGCATAGTAAGCCGTTTGATAGTGATACCAGGGAATTGAAGGCCACAAGTGATGAATTAAATGATAGTTTTGTCCCATGATGAGCAAGTTGAGGATCGGACTGGGATACACTCTGGCATTTTTCCAGCGATCGCGCTCTTGAAATGGACGATGGGGCAGGTAATCGAAGAACAATCCCAGAGCCAGACCCACCACTAACGCTGGAGAAAACCAGAAGTTAAAAATGTAGCCGATGAAGTCGTATTGAATGGCGAAATAAACGACAGTCGCCACAATCAATCGCGCAATAAACCACTCCAACAACTCAAACTTGCGCCACAATCGCCGCTTAAAGAAATAGATTTCGTGATAGAAAAAGCGAGCCGCAATTAAAAAGAGCGGTCCTCCTGTGGAAACAAAATGGTCGGGGTCATTGTCCGGGTCATTCACATTGGCATGGTGTTGCATATGAACCCGCGTAAACACAGGAAAAGAAAACCCCAACATCAGGGCACTGCCATGCCCCAAAATGGCATTCATGATGCGATCGCGATGAGCCACATTATGAGATGCATCATGAATCACCGTTCCGACCAGATGGAGGGCAACCACATTCATCAGGAAGCAGCACCAATCAACCCAATGCCACCGCCAATAACCTAATGTTGAAATCACCACCATCACAACCGCTGTAAAGAACATCAACAGGGTTGGATTAAAATCACCCGGTGGTCCTAAAAGCTCTCGCGGCACGGTCGAGGTTGTCTTGACCTCCGGTGTTGCTTCTTCTACCACCGCCAGGGGCTGGGTTGCCTCCGATATCACACTTACGCTCCTTTGTAACGCCCTTTGCGTAGTATAAGATACCGTGTAACTTCAAATAAAGTTTTATGAAATTAACTCATTTAATAGATACCTAGACTTTTCCTGTAATCCGCTAATAGCTAGGGTTTGAGGGGCTTTGGAGCAAATTTGAAGAAAAGAGGTGTGAGTGCTCGACATAAGTACTTTAATCTTTCATGAAAAGTTATATCGTAAGGCGGTGGCACTCTGGTAACTCCGTTTGTACATAACAAGTTAGGAGTATTCATGAGAGCGATCATTTATGTGGATTTTTTGTTGTGGAATGTACCGTTCTGCTTCCACTTTGCAGTTTCAAGTTACGACCGAGTTAGTGCAAAGCAAAGAAGCGGGTCGAGTCGTTGGTTGGATCGATGCGAAACGATTTTCAGAAGTGCGAGATGCTTATCCTGATACGCAAGCCTTTAAGGTAATTAAGGTACACGAATGCACAGATGCAATTCAATCAGAATTCCTGCGAGGAAATGCGATCGGCATTTATACTTTTCGTGACATTCGGGATGTCTACGTTTCGATGATGCGACAGCGGTTAAAGTCATTTGCTGACATTTGGCAAGAGGGCTTTTTAGAAGCCTGTTTGGACAATTACAAAAAATGGACAGAACTGCCCAATGTTCTCGTCTCCAAGTATGAGGAGATTATGTCTGACCTGAGCCATGAAGTGTGTCGTATTGCTTCCCACCTCAGCATTTCACTGCCTGCAACCGCTTCAGAAGCGATCGCCAATAACTATTCCCTTGACGTGCAACAGGCACGCATTGAGCAGTTCAAAGAAAAGTTGTTGCAAACCCCACTCAATCCCGACGACCATCGTCAAATGGTGGACTATCACGATGAAAAAACCTTACTGCATATGAATCACATTGATTCCGCTAAGGTGGGCAGATGGCGCAATGACTTGACTGACCTGGAGATCGCCCACATCGAAGAAAAAGTTCGCGAGTGGTGTGATCGCTTTGGCTATACGCCATCAACTTTTTTGCGGACATAATTCCACTTGCAAAGACGTTTCACGATATGTCTTGACGGAATCGATCGCCCCTTTGTGTCAAAAGGTACAGACGCTGACCCTACATTTGCGTAAAAATAAGAAAAGCCTGGTAGCCCCCCTACCAGGCAAGAGAATTCGTTGTTTACTCTCCTAGAGTAAGTTGAGTGAGAGGCGATCGCCTTCATGCTGCTGTGTCACCTCAACGGGTGATTCAGCGATCGCCTTCCACGGCTGTTAACGCCAACCTACAGCTGAGGTGCTCGTTACAGTTCGCAGATCCCGTGTGATTTCCAGGGTGTAGTTAAACGGTGACCCAGCCGACGTGAGCGGAGTCATCGCCGAACCATCTGGACGACGGGGTGAGAACCAGGAGTTTGCATTGACGACTAAATTGCCATTGGCACCGACGGATAGCCCAGTCACAGCCAGCGAATTGGTTCTACCGTTGTTGTTGGCTGACAAATAAGCCGCATTGGACATCGTACCCGTTCGAGGATCGATTCGAGCTAGAACAGCCACCTTCGCTCCGCCACCATTTCCATAGCTTCGCAACCAGTTTTGGGTGGCACTGCCACTCACTCGGCGGAAATCCTCGCTAGGAGTGCCCTGCGTACCGTCCACGCTGAAGACGGCATACAGATTTGTGCCATCCCAGAACAAGCCATATCCGCGTCCATCGGCTCCGGTGACTTCGTAATCCGTGCGAGTCCAGTTGTTAGCCGGGTTAGCACTGTCAAAGCTGCGGATGATGGGGTTTTGGTTGATGCTTGTGACCTGCTGGGTGCCGATGTAGATGGTCTGGGTGCCGATGGTAATGCGGGCTGCTCCTCTAGAAGCGATCGTTGCCTGACTATCACCTGAACCAAACTTCACGTTGTTGCTAACGATAGACGCAGGTAGGGCACTACCACCACCGCCACCACCAATCGGTACAGGGGTTGGAGCAGGCGCAGGTACAGGTACGGGAACAGGTGCCGGGGCAGGCGCAGGGGTGGGTGTAGGTGCCGTATCGTTGTCAGTGATGGTTAACGTGGCTGCATTTTGTGAACCGAGTTGCCCGTTAATGGGGTTAGTCAACGTAATGCGAATGGTTTCGTTTCCTTCTACAGCCGTGTCATTCACAACAGGAATGGTAAAGGTGCGGCTGGTTTGACCACTCGCAAAGACGAGGGTTCCAGAGGTATTAGTGTAGTCTGAACCGACCGTTGCCGTGCCACCTGCGACCGTGGCGTAATTTACTCTTGCTTCTCCTACACTGCTGCCCGTCCGGTTGACCGTAATCGTGGCTCTGGTGCCACCTTCGCCAATGCTGTAGTTTGCCGTGCTAAACGCTAGACTGCCTGTTGTAGAGGCTGGGATCGGGGCTGGAGAGGGAGCCGGAATTGGGGCAGGTGCCGGAATTGGAGAGGGAGCCGGAATTGGGGCAGGGCTAGGCGAAGGAGCATTCCCAGGCAGTGCTGCAAAATCCTGGCTGGTGATCAGGTTGCTATTAACTCCCCGAACGCGAGCGAGATACTCTCCTGTGACGCGATCGCGAATCACAGTATCTCGTCTGTAATCTCCCTTTCCTTGAGAGATGCTGAGGCGATCAAACGTTAATCCGCCTTCTAATCTAAAGCGATCTTGCCCATCGGCAAAGTCGGTAATGATGTCTGTTTTTCTGAGGGTTTTATTGCCATTTCCGGGCGCGAGCACGAATGTGTCGTTGCCGCTGCCACCTGTGATTGTGTCTTTGCTTGTGCCACCGTTGAGAACGTCATTGCCACTACCACCCATCAAGGTGTCGCGACCCGATTCGCCTGAGAGCATGTCATTACCACTTTCGCCAAAGAGGCGATCGTTGCCGTTGCCTCCGGTAATGAGGTCATCGCTACTGCGCCCACGCAGCGTTTCAGAGCGATTGCCTCCTGCGATCTGATTCGTGGTTTTTGCCCCCAACGATTTGCCATTTCTCCCTCTCAACCAACGAGTTGCAACCTCGTCTTGCCCTCTGACCAGAGCACTGCCCGACTGAGAAGCGGACAAGCTAGAGTCAAGGGGACTTTGAGGGGTCAACGCATCTGGTGTTGGCACCAAAGTGTTGGTTGAATTGGTTTGAAATTCTGTAGAAAGCACTGGCATTCCTCCGTGCATTATTGACTGAACAATTCGCACTGGTTGAGTGTGCGAAATGATGTCACCCTGCGACTAAACCTTCAAAAAGAGCATGATTGGTGGGTTGAAATTCACAGCAAATTGTCAGCTCAGCAGATTGAATCACCTCTCAATGGATGAGAAGTAAACTGGCAATAGCTGCGATCTCTTGCTACTTGGAAAAAGTGGTAAATGCTATGTTGAGTTTGGGTTTAGCCTTTGCAATTAACTGATTTGAGACAGCATTGGCTTCAGCACCCCATCAACAGAAACTTCATCAAATCACGCTTCTACTTTATAGTCTCTTCACAAGCAATTTTAGTTCCCGAAGGGCGATCAAAAATTTTCTAATACCTGATTCGGAAGCTAGAATTTGTGAAAGAAAATGGCTGAGATGCTTGCTTCTGAAAGGGTTTAATCGTTATTTACAACGTTAAACAATTCTGTTTTGAATGTATTTCAGAATACAAGATCAGACGTTTTTCTGGCAGAATGCCCAAGACGATACTAACCTGACGATACACCAATCTAATCAAAAATTAGATAAGAGCAGCTCCATCAATTTGAAGAACAGATAATTGATCTTCTGTCAACCCAGATTGAAATGGGTTACATCGATCGCACCAAATTTCTTCAGATTGAGATGCTTTTGCATCTTCCTATTCTCTGTTTTAACCAACATGAAAACTTTACGTCTTCAGCAGTTTCTCTGAATCAAACCTTGATTTATTTGGGTTCAGGTTCGAGAGTTACAACGGATATTACCCAGAACCCAGGGATATTACATACAAAAAGAGTGCTGATTTACTAAAAATCAACACTCACTCGTGATTTAGCAATCCTATTTGATTTGTGAAAAAAGCTGTTTGTGAAAGTGCCCGCCCTTTGGGCGGGCACTTTCACAAACGATTTAGGATCGCTATATATCCGTAGCCACATGCGATGGGGCGGAGGCGAGTCAGGAAGCTTTCCCAGCATCCGGGTTTGAGCCACTGCCTTTGCCTCAAGCTTCCTGACCAAAGCTATATTTACGGTGCCGTTTATCCTTCTCTATTAGAACTCTGGTTGTTACCCGCCATACGAGAATAGGCGATCGCCCGACTCAAAGCACGCCAGGTATCGCTATCCACAATTCCGCTAACACTCAAACCCGCCTGATCCTGCACCTGTCGCACGACCTGTTCGGTTGTAGCGTCATAAACGCTGGTGATGGCATCAGAGGGTAGGTCAGCCGTTGCCGCAAGAATTTTTTGTAAGCGTGAGACTTCAATGCCTTGAGCACCGGGGTGCAACGTTGGCATATGGATAGGAACCCCACTGTAGAGCGATCGCCACGTCAACGCTCCAACAACGCCGTTTGGCTGCAAAAACATTGCTCCTTGAAAGGTTTCTACTGCCGTTCTGACGGCTTCATCAAAGTACCCACTCATGCCATCCGCATCATCCGTTTGGCGATAACCCGAAAAGGCAGACCACCGCAACAAAAGCCGTTGTAACTCCAGGACATCTGCACCGCTATCTCCCTGCACCAGCATCGTAGAACAACGGGGAGTATCGATTTCTGTCTCTGTATTTGTACCTATCTTTGCATCTGTTGTAACGATGTCAAAAATTGAAGCGATCGGAAGCAGCATACAAAAAATCCTGACGTGTACGAGGAGGGAGGGATTAATTGCCCTGGAATGAGGGTTTGCTTATGATCTACGTCGCCTATTGACACAATCCGGTATGTTTCTGGAAACTTCAAAGAGTAGCCCCCCGTTGATGATGCTTGCGTTAAGTTGTCCAGCTATTAATCCTGGCGAAAAACAATTCATACCAAAGGCTCAGTCGATAAGATGAGAAGGCTGTAATCACAGGTGTTAGTTGTTGTGCTGGGCTTTCTAATTGTTCTGTTGTCCTCCTTTTTCTTCTGTTTTCAAAATGTCATCGTTCGGGTGCTGTTTAATCAAGTCAGCATTTTGGGGGTGATTCAAACAGGTGGATTTGTCACACCAACATTGCAACATTCCTTTCTATTAATGTTTATGCGGATGGTGTTGGTTGTGCCATTGATGGGGGCGATCGCCTCTCAACTTTATCCCCCCACATGGAAAGAACTGGGACGCTTGCGACAACTAGAGCAGCGATCGCTCCTATTACAGTCCGTTGGCTGTGGATTGTTAATGTTTCTCTACCTGGCATTGCTCTACGTTTCTCTGGGCATGATTGCTGCGGGCATCTCCATGACGCTGTTCTTTACCTACCCGGTGTTTACCGCGTTATTTTCCTGGCGGTGGTTTGGCGATCGCCCGACACTGCTTCGCTGGAGCGTCATGAGCTTTGTTTTTGTCGGCAGTGCGTTAACCATTCCCCACCACAGCACCACAACCACCAACCACACCTGGATTGGCATCACTACAGGATTAGCCGCAGGGGTCACCTACGCGCTTTATACCGTCTTTGCCCAGAAGAGTTTTGAGAGACTGCATCCAGTCCCTTTTACCTGGCTTAGTTTCGCTACAACCCTTGTCCTATCCGGGATTAGCCTTTTAGTATGGCACGGGCAAGAGGCTCATCTGCCCTGGGTGCCCTTATGGATTGGAGGATTGCTCTCTGCCCTGTTTACCTTTGCCGGACATCTGCTGAATAACATTGGTATCCGGTCGATTGGAGCCACATCAGCCGCCATGGTAGCTGCCAGCAATCCTGCCCTGACCGCTGTATTGGCATGGGTTGCCATTCAGGAAATGCTGAGTGGGCTGCAAATCGTGGGAGTGGCGATCGCCAGTTTAGGTGTGGCTTTGCTCAGCCGAGAACATCGTGCGTCTGCATCAAAAGCATCATGACGCGATTACACCGCAAGAAATTGATAGTTGTCTAACGGCGTCCACGATAGCGTTATCTGAAACACCCCTCCACCCCCACACCCCACACCACATTCTTTATGCGATCGCTAGACATTGCCGAACTCCTCCTGTTAGCTGCTGTTTGGGGTGGTTCCTTCCTATTCATGCGAATTGCGGCTCCTGCCCTTGGTCCCGTCTGGTTGATTGAGATTCGTGTGTTGCTGGCAGGGCTTGCGCTCCTCCCCATTCTCATGCGGCTGAATCTATGGCATGAGGTGCGCCGCAAAAGCCTTCCCCTGTTTATCGTGGGCTGTGTCAACTCAGCCTTGCCCTTTGTATTGTTAGCCTTTGCAACGCTGTCGCTACCTGCTGGATTTACCTCCATCTTGAATGCAACTGCTCCCCTGTTTGGAATGGTGGTGGTACGGGTCTGGTTTAACGAAAAGCTGACCTTGAGACGGTTTATCGGCTTTATTTTGGGGTTTATCGGAGTTGTGATCCTGATTGGTCTAAAACCGATCGCCCTGACTCCTACGTTTCTATTAGCGGCAGGAGCTAGCCTTTTGGCTGCACTGTGTTATGCGATCGCGGCTCCCTACGCTAAACAACATCTGGCTGGTGTTCCACCACTGGTCACTGCCACCATGAGCCAATTGAGCGCGGCTGTGTTTTTGTTACCTGCAATGCCATTCACCGCTCCAACAACCATTCCTGGTCCTTCTATTCTCGTGACCGTGCTGGCACTGGCATTGGTGTCTACTGCCTTTGCTTACATTCTCTATTTTCGGCTAATTCGCAATGTTGGCTCCACCCAAGCGTTAACCGTCACGTATCTGGTACCGCTGTTTGCTATGTTATGGGGAGCATTAGTGTTGCAAGAGCCGATCACCTCATCGATGATGCTGGGTTGTGCCTTGATTTTGTTAGGAACGGCGATCGCCACTAATCATGACCGCTCATGACCGCCACTGATTGGCTCGCATGTTTTGAGCCGCCAATTGAGCCGTTTCAGCAATCCGTTTGGCGCGTGTCTCTGGCTTCTTGGCAGACGCGATCCACTCTAAAATACCCCGCTTCACCGACCGTGGAAATGCCTCAAAGTTTTGCTGAGCAGGAGCACAGCTAATCAAGGCGGCTTCTAAATCCGGTGGAATCTCCAACGCCTCGATCGCATCCAGTGCGTTCCAGGAACCATCTTGTTTGGCAGCTTCCACCTTCGCCAGTCCAGGAGGCATCATCAACCCCTGCGCCATCAACCGCTCAACCCGTTCCTTATTCAACTTTGACCATCCTGTTCGAGGTTTTCGAGGGGCAAACCACAACAGCGATCGCTCCTCATCCAGCTTATTGGGTTTGCTATCAATCCAGCCAAAGCACAATGCCTCTTCCACGGCTTCATCGTAATCAAATCGGGGTTTGCCTGTTCCCTTTTTGTAGCTAATCAACCAGACTCCATCGGGTCGAGTGTGATGTTGCTCTAACCAATTGCGCCACTCAGCACGAGTCATAGGATGGATAGAATTAGTCGGAACTTGAATGAATTCACGCATGGTTTCTTGGCTCAAAATCTTGGAAGCACGATTACAGGCTAAATATAGCTTTAGTCAGAAAGTTTGAGGCAAAGGCAATGGCTCAAACCCAGATGCTGGGAAATCTTTCTGACGTGTCTCCATCCCATCGAATGTATCTGCGGCTATAACTTGCAGCTACGGAAAGAGTTTCTTCATGAGCGATAGACGCTGGGGACTTGCTTAGGGAATGCAGCTCGTTTTACTGCTGTAGCGTTCGACGGCTTGACTAAGCTTTGCCAGACATCCGAACGATGAAACCTTTGGCTCAAGCTTTATCCCCCATCTCTCTCACAAACAATTTTTGAACTCTATAACTTAGAAAACTGTATATACAGCAACAATTTGTTCAGATGAATTATCGTGTTCAAACTGTAAATTCTCTACTTGTAAAAGTATATTTCCACCATAACTTTATTATGGTTTTATGCTTTTTACATATTTTTATAATAAAGTCTGGGAATAAAATTAAAAGTACTTACCCAGCCTATGTAATTTATCTAACTCTTCTGTTGTTAGATATTACTCTTTTAATTCGCTAGCCGTGTATTTACTCAGGTTCCTAAGTCTTCTTAAGAATCGACCTTGTTCATACCAAGCGTGTGATATGTAAATGGCTAGGGGGTTGTTTTCAGCTTTTTATAATCAATCAATCTGCGTGTATATGTCACTCAGCATTACTATGTGAGAGCTGTTAATGAAGTTTGTATAAACTCTCAATAGAACTCTGAAAATTGCTGGTAGCAACTTAATCCAATTAGTCATCCACCGTGTAATTTCATGAATACTATTCACAAATAACCAATATTTGATGCTATCGTAATCGGCTCCGGAGCAAATGGTGGTTGGGCAGGCTCAGAAGTCCCCCAAATTTGGGGCTTGGGGGGCAAAATGCAGGAGTTTTAAGACCAATTCAGAGATCTGTGTACACCGTAGCAATTTTGAAGGGTTGGGGGGCAAAGTAGAAAAGCCTTCACTTATATGGAACTACCCTCCTGCGGACTTCTCACTGATGGGATTATAGACGCGTTGTCATGGCAACCTATTGCCGTTGGGCTTTTCCGACAACTCGTTTTTGCAGAGATGTGAGTTTTGACACGATGCGCTGTCTGAGCGGAACTGCATACCACAAGATAGAGTCATCTCCCAGATGGTCTGTAACCATCCGTCCAATAGCTTCTATGGTTTGGCGATCGCGAGTTGAGAGTTTAATTTCAACAGCTTTTGCATTTTGCATAACCTGTTCAGCATCACTCGCTCCAACGACTACACTCGTTTGGGGTTGCCAGTAACCATGCCAAAGCCAGACTACTGAGGCTCGTCTGATAGCCTGCCACGATCGGTCGTAGCTGTTCAATGGCTTGTAGTGCGTGCGCATAATTCTCACGTTGAAACAGCTTGTTGCGCGGACGCATATCTTTGGCGTCAAATTGATCGACCAGTTGAAACTTTCCGGTTAAAAGCCCCTGTGCCAGAGGGGCATATGCCAAAACCAGATCTCGTGTTGAATGCAATAAGGGATTAAATCCTTTTCCGCTTGTCGCCAAAATAGGGAATAAGGAATTTGCAAACTATCAATTTGTCCACAGGTTGCGGCTTTCTCTAACTGCGATCGCGAGAAGTTGCACAACCCAACTGCACGAATCTTGCCCTGTTGTTTGAGTTGACACAGAGCTTCCATTGTTTCCTCAATTGGAACAATCTTCTGCTTGAGTACAACTCGTCGTAAATAGGGGTGGGAATTTGGGGTGCAGGGGTGGAACTCTGGCTGGAGGCGCAGCCCCCCCACCCCCTTGTTTTATTTCCGAACCCTCTCTGTGAATAGCAGTATGAGCGATCGCATAGGCTGACTGTTCTATGTTCTAAAGCGTTTGAAAAAGAAGAGGTTGATGTCAGTTAAATTGCTTTACCTTACTATCTGGCAGTCCACTTCATCTTCCTTTCTGCCTTGCGAGAGATAGCCATTTATAAAAGGGATCAGTATCTTTTTTGATAGCTCCATATTTTTTTTGGTAGGGGTTTAGAAGCCCCACACTATTTCCCTGCTTCACTTCTTATAAACACTAATTCAGTTATTCGCTCTTAGGACTTATCTATGTTTACTGCGCTTTGGCCCGGAAGTGTTTATCCTCTGGGTGCTCATTGGGATGGAAAAGGAACCAACTTTGCTCTGTTTTCAGAGAATGCTACCGGGGTTGAGCTTTGCTTGTTCGATCGCAATGATCAAGAAACGCGCATTGCTCTCAAAGAAGTGAGCAACTTCGTCTGGCATGGTTACTTACCTGGCATTGGACCCGGTCAACGGTATGGTTTTCGAGTCCATGGACCCTGGGAACCCGAACGAGGGTTTCGGTTTAATCCCAACAAGCTCCTGATTGACCCCTACGCCAAGGCGATCGATGGGGACGTGGGTAACGGTCCAGAATTGTTTGCCTACGATTGGAATAGCCCGGCTGAAGATTTGTCATTTTCCGAGTTAGACAGCGCACCGCTAATGCCTAAATCGGTGGTAATTGACGAATCATTTGATTGGGAAGGGGATACTTTGTTACGGACACCCTGGCATGAAACAATCATCTACGAAGCTCATGTTAAAGGGTTCACGAGGCTCCATCCTGATATTCCCGAAGAATTGCGTGGAACCTACGCA
This region includes:
- the crtR gene encoding beta-carotene hydroxylase — encoded protein: MVEEATPEVKTTSTVPRELLGPPGDFNPTLLMFFTAVVMVVISTLGYWRWHWVDWCCFLMNVVALHLVGTVIHDASHNVAHRDRIMNAILGHGSALMLGFSFPVFTRVHMQHHANVNDPDNDPDHFVSTGGPLFLIAARFFYHEIYFFKRRLWRKFELLEWFIARLIVATVVYFAIQYDFIGYIFNFWFSPALVVGLALGLFFDYLPHRPFQERDRWKNARVYPSPILNLLIMGQNYHLIHHLWPSIPWYHYQTAYYATQPLLDAKGCHQSLGILQGKSFWSFLYDVFLGIRFNHKSPVDELIKRQDSDSNSL
- a CDS encoding sulfotransferase domain-containing protein, which codes for MQFQVTTELVQSKEAGRVVGWIDAKRFSEVRDAYPDTQAFKVIKVHECTDAIQSEFLRGNAIGIYTFRDIRDVYVSMMRQRLKSFADIWQEGFLEACLDNYKKWTELPNVLVSKYEEIMSDLSHEVCRIASHLSISLPATASEAIANNYSLDVQQARIEQFKEKLLQTPLNPDDHRQMVDYHDEKTLLHMNHIDSAKVGRWRNDLTDLEIAHIEEKVREWCDRFGYTPSTFLRT
- a CDS encoding Calx-beta domain-containing protein; the protein is MLSTEFQTNSTNTLVPTPDALTPQSPLDSSLSASQSGSALVRGQDEVATRWLRGRNGKSLGAKTTNQIAGGNRSETLRGRSSDDLITGGNGNDRLFGESGNDMLSGESGRDTLMGGSGNDVLNGGTSKDTITGGSGNDTFVLAPGNGNKTLRKTDIITDFADGQDRFRLEGGLTFDRLSISQGKGDYRRDTVIRDRVTGEYLARVRGVNSNLITSQDFAALPGNAPSPSPAPIPAPSPIPAPAPIPAPSPAPIPASTTGSLAFSTANYSIGEGGTRATITVNRTGSSVGEARVNYATVAGGTATVGSDYTNTSGTLVFASGQTSRTFTIPVVNDTAVEGNETIRITLTNPINGQLGSQNAATLTITDNDTAPTPTPAPAPAPVPVPVPAPAPTPVPIGGGGGGSALPASIVSNNVKFGSGDSQATIASRGAARITIGTQTIYIGTQQVTSINQNPIIRSFDSANPANNWTRTDYEVTGADGRGYGLFWDGTNLYAVFSVDGTQGTPSEDFRRVSGSATQNWLRSYGNGGGAKVAVLARIDPRTGTMSNAAYLSANNNGRTNSLAVTGLSVGANGNLVVNANSWFSPRRPDGSAMTPLTSAGSPFNYTLEITRDLRTVTSTSAVGWR
- a CDS encoding peptidoglycan-binding domain-containing protein, producing MLLPIASIFDIVTTDAKIGTNTETEIDTPRCSTMLVQGDSGADVLELQRLLLRWSAFSGYRQTDDADGMSGYFDEAVRTAVETFQGAMFLQPNGVVGALTWRSLYSGVPIHMPTLHPGAQGIEVSRLQKILAATADLPSDAITSVYDATTEQVVRQVQDQAGLSVSGIVDSDTWRALSRAIAYSRMAGNNQSSNREG
- a CDS encoding DMT family transporter; the encoded protein is MLGFLIVLLSSFFFCFQNVIVRVLFNQVSILGVIQTGGFVTPTLQHSFLLMFMRMVLVVPLMGAIASQLYPPTWKELGRLRQLEQRSLLLQSVGCGLLMFLYLALLYVSLGMIAAGISMTLFFTYPVFTALFSWRWFGDRPTLLRWSVMSFVFVGSALTIPHHSTTTTNHTWIGITTGLAAGVTYALYTVFAQKSFERLHPVPFTWLSFATTLVLSGISLLVWHGQEAHLPWVPLWIGGLLSALFTFAGHLLNNIGIRSIGATSAAMVAASNPALTAVLAWVAIQEMLSGLQIVGVAIASLGVALLSREHRASASKAS
- a CDS encoding DMT family transporter: MRSLDIAELLLLAAVWGGSFLFMRIAAPALGPVWLIEIRVLLAGLALLPILMRLNLWHEVRRKSLPLFIVGCVNSALPFVLLAFATLSLPAGFTSILNATAPLFGMVVVRVWFNEKLTLRRFIGFILGFIGVVILIGLKPIALTPTFLLAAGASLLAALCYAIAAPYAKQHLAGVPPLVTATMSQLSAAVFLLPAMPFTAPTTIPGPSILVTVLALALVSTAFAYILYFRLIRNVGSTQALTVTYLVPLFAMLWGALVLQEPITSSMMLGCALILLGTAIATNHDRS
- a CDS encoding YdeI/OmpD-associated family protein gives rise to the protein MTRAEWRNWLEQHHTRPDGVWLISYKKGTGKPRFDYDEAVEEALCFGWIDSKPNKLDEERSLLWFAPRKPRTGWSKLNKERVERLMAQGLMMPPGLAKVEAAKQDGSWNALDAIEALEIPPDLEAALISCAPAQQNFEAFPRSVKRGILEWIASAKKPETRAKRIAETAQLAAQNMRANQWRS